A genomic window from Salvia hispanica cultivar TCC Black 2014 chromosome 5, UniMelb_Shisp_WGS_1.0, whole genome shotgun sequence includes:
- the LOC125188643 gene encoding beta-galactosidase-like, translating to MGSTLKMLGIMFSLLLACSSVGATVSYDDKSFIINGKRKILISGSIHYPRSTPEMWPDLIQKAKDGGLDVIQTYVFWNGHEPSPGKYNFEGRFDLVRFIKLAHQAGLYVHLRIGPFVCAEWNFGGFPVWLKYVPGIEFRTDNGPFKAAMQSFVQRIVGLMKSESLFEPQGGPIIMSQIENEYGPVEWEIGAPGKAYSAWAAKMAVAQNTGVPWIMCKQETAPDPMIDTCNGFYCEGFHPNRPNKPKMWTEAWTGWYTQFGGTIPYRPAEDMAFAVARFVQNNGSFFNYYMYHGGTNFGRNAAGLFVATSYDYDAPIDEYGLLNEPKWGHLRDLHKAIKQCEPALVSSYPTVTWPGKNQEVHVFRSKTGACAAFLSNYDPTFSTKLTFQNVQYDLPPWSISILPDCKTVVYNTARISSKSSTPKMLPVGGALSWQSYNEETPSADDRDTVTKSGLWEQLSVTRDSSDYLWYLTDVNIASDEGFLKSGEWPLLTVMSAGHALHVFVNGKLAGTVYGSLDNPKVTYSGKVNLRAGVNKISLLSVSVGLPNVGLHYERWNEGVLGPVTLNGLNAGTRDLTKQEWSYKTGLRGESLSLGTVTGSSSVEWVQGSLVAQKQPLTWYKTTFEAPGGEDPLAVDMMSMGKGEIWINGQSIGRHWPAYIAKGNCGNCNYAGTFNEKKCQRNCNQPSQRWYHVPRSWLKPSGNLLVVFEEWGGDPTKISLVKRTA from the exons ATGGGTTCAACCTTAAAAATGTTGGGAATCATGTTTAGTTTATTGTTGGCCTGTTCATCTGTTGGAGCCACAGTTTCTTATGATGACAAATCCTTCATCATTAATGGGAAGAGGAAAATTCTCATCTCTGGTTCCATTCACTATCCAAGAAGCACACCTGAG ATGTGGCCTGATCTCATTCAAAAGGCTAAAGATGGTGGGTTGGATGTTATACAGACATATGTGTTTTGGAATGGGCATGAGCCTTCTCCTGGGAAG TACAATTTTGAAGGGCGTTTCGACCTCGTGAGGTTCATCAAATTGGCGCACCAAGCAGGTCTCTACGTGCACCTCCGCATTGGGCCTTTTGTTTGTGCAGAGTGGAATTTTGG GGGATTCCCTGTTTGGCTCAAGTATGTGCCGGGAATCGAGTTCAGAACAGACAATGGCCCTTTCAAG GCGGCTATGCAAAGTTTTGTTCAAAGGATAGTCGGGTTGATGAAGTCAGAGAGTTTGTTTGAGCCCCAGGGAGGACCTATTATCATGTCTCAG ATAGAAAATGAGTATGGACCAGTGGAGTGGGAAATTGGTGCTCCTGGTAAAGCTTACTCAGCATGGGCTGCAAAAATGGCGGTGGCTCAAAATACCGGTGTCCCGTGGATCATGTGCAAGCAAGAAACTGCCCCCGATCCCATG ATAGATACTTGTAACGGGTTCTACTGCGAAGGCTTTCATCCTAACAGGCCGAACAAGCCAAAAATGTGGACTGAAGCCTGGACTGGCTG GTATACACAATTTGGTGGAACGATTCCTTACAGACCTGCTGAAGACATGGCCTTTGCAGTGGCTAGGTTTGTGCAGAACAACGGCTCcttcttcaattattacatG TATCATGGAGGGACGAACTTTGGACGAAATGCAGCTGGTCTTTTTGTTGCCACCAGCTATGATTACGATGCTCCAATCGATGAATATG GACTATTGAACGAGCCTAAGTGGGGGCACTTGAGGGACTTGCACAAAGCAATCAAGCAATGTGAACCAGCTCTAGTGTCGTCTTATCCCACAGTCACGTGGCCCGGGAAAAACCAAGAG GTTCATGTCTTCAGATCCAAGACTGGGGCTTGTGCTGCATTTCTCTCCAACTACGACCCTACATTCTCTACGAAGCTGACATTCCAAAACGTGCAGTATGATTTGCCCCCTTGGTCGATCAGCATTCTTCCCGACTGCAAGACTGTTGTTTACAACACTGCAAGA ATTAGCTCAAAAAGCTCCACACCGAAAATGTTACCTGTGGGTGGTGCGTTAAGTTGGCAATCATACAACGAAGAGACTCCTTCGGCAGATGATAGAGACACAGTTACAAAGTCCGGCTTATGGGAGCAACTAAGTGTTACAAGAGATTCATCTGATTATCTGTGGTATCTGACAGA TGTAAATATAGCATCCGACGAAGGATTCTTGAAGAGTGGCGAATGGCCTCTTCTCACAGTTATGTCAGCTGGCCATGCCTTGCATGTTTTCGTCAACGGAAAGCTAGCAG GAACTGTGTACGGAAGTCTGGACAATCCTAAAGTGACATACAGTGGCAAAGTAAATTTGAGAGCCGGAGTTAACAAAATATCTCTACTTAGCGTTTCTGTGGGCCTTCCG AATGTGGGTTTGCACTACGAGAGGTGGAACGAAGGCGTTCTTGGACCTGTCACATTGAACGGCCTCAATGCGGGCACGAGAGACTTGACAAAGCAGGAATGGTCCTACAAG ACTGGCTTGAGAGGCGAGTCGCTGAGCCTTGGGACAGTGACAGGAAGTTCATCGGTTGAATGGGTGCAAGGATCCCTTGTTGCTCAGAAGCAGCCCCTAACGTGGTACAAG ACTACATTTGAGGCACCAGGCGGGGAGGATCCATTGGCTGTGGACATGATGAGCATGGGCAAAGGCGAGATATGGATAAACGGGCAAAGCATAGGCAGACACTGGCCGGCATACATAGCAAAGGGTAACTGTGGGAACTGCAACTATGCAGGCACATTCAATGAGAAGAAATGCCAAAGAAATTGCAATCAGCCCTCACAAAGATG GTACCATGTTCCGCGGTCATGGCTGAAACCGAGCGGGAATTTGTTGGTCGTGTTTGAGGAATGGGGCGGCGACCCAACGAAGATCTCCTTAGTGAAGAGGACAGCATGA